GTCTTCTCTCACCTGCTTGCGCCACTTGAGTTGCGGTCTTTCTCTGCGCCATCtctcggaattggattcgaagaccttccgggcttgaACGTTGGTACCCATTCGATCTAGATGGCGCAGTCATGCAATTCATTGGGCTTCtattcttttaaccaggtcagtgtcgctgtacagcccgtacagcttgtcgttgtatcttctaATTCTATGCTGACTGGactaaaaatcacccgaaaaattctctcgaagcatcctaagactctgtcgtctttctttgaaagggtccagactgggatgatgagtgcctTATGGATGTTGAGTTTAGATGCccaagaggactttactactcaattgtcttctaagtccaatTATGAACATTCAGATTCTGGACTTAGTTGCTTAATGTACAtaagtatatttatatatactcgtatgtagtaAAGACCGTACGCAAGTGGTCCcatttattttgcaatattgAAGCTGTTTTTCGCGCCCTATAACCGATCTTGACATTTCTTATCGTTTCTTCTCCGTCGCCTCGCATGGAATCAAATCCAACATCTTCCACATTATGGAAATTGTTCAAAGCTGTTTTGTTTATCGACACTGACAAATTAGAGAAGTAAATAAAGTCCTTTTTCTCGATCGAATATTTAATTCGGTAGCAGTTCGTAACgtctaaattgtttttaattattcccAGTTTGCAGTTTCTGTTTACTCTTTCATCCCTTCGTAGATAACAGGATAATATCAATTAAAGAAAAGGTTTTAACACAATCAACATTTACCTTTTCCCAAAGGAATAATTAACATGATCAATAAAATTGCaagtaattaattataattttatctttGTAAATAgttggttatttattttaaaatgcatgTAGTTTAATAATGaagtataaaagtaaattggaaattacatttataaacataaatGGTCTGAAATAAGTTACGAGTTTTTACGAACGTAAAATTATTACATTGATGTGTTTATAATATAGTTAGTGGTGaagaatctttattttttggttttgtttcatttagttTTCTATAAAATTGGTACTTTATACCAAGGTATATAAACAAAGGCAGATCATTGCTGTTATGCTTATCaatgaaaaatcttaaaaccgTTGATTAATTCCATCACGCACTATCAGAAGTCTGTATATCACAAAATTGATCACATTCAGCATCACAGAACTCATCTTCCTGTTGGCACTCCTCTTCAAGCTCCTCAATCTGACGAATGCATTCagcaataatttttaagatcatATCACTTGTATCCGCACTACTAAATGGCTTGTCAATCGGAGGCACATGGACAAATAGACTCCTGGAGCTATTCTTGTCcagagacttcaaataaatataaccaCATAGATAATTACCAACATCGTCGGAAGTAACCATTGGTTCGTTACAACCACAAAGTGGTGCTGTTTTCTCGACGATTTTCTTAACATCGAGCTTGGTGCGTATTTCACAGCAAGCTGTTCCATTGTTGGCCAGACACGCACTGCCGCCCACTAGTTTTTTACCCGAGTAGTCCTTCCGATTGAATTTGTGATTGTAAGCGAGTTCCTCCACACGAATACATTTGGTTCCTCCATGAACTCCACAATGGACTACGAGctgaaatacaaataatatatttttttaaaattaataaaataacaactttaaaatcacttaaaagaaaaatacaaaatccgTTTACTATATCTGCCGAAGGTACAAAGTAGGTCTACAGTGCTGTGGataatttgttcgtttttatTGAAGATTGATGAACATATTTTTACTAATGaagaatttattagaaaaacgaGTAGGGGTTTGTTGTTCCGTTCCGGGATTTAAGTTATTTTCgattctttcaaaataaagaagaaggAACTGGTTGacagaattattgtttttttcggGACCatactttcaaaaatcatacTTTGATAAAGAATTAATGGACCTCACTTATAACTgattttgaagttcaaaaaagaaattattcagGTAACATTTAAATAATGCGAAATGGTACGAGAGGAAATTGTGGCCTTAGAACTTATTTCCAAACTCCAATGGAGGAATTCAACAGCCTCAAATTACAGAACAAAACTGAATTCAAATGCttatcgtcaataaaaaaagaaatttaaaaaaccttgCTTTGATTCAATTTGTGTGCGAGCGAGAAAATTATCATTTGCTTGGCTTAATGAGTTTAGACGTAGTAACGAATGCTATGCAAAAAAACCAATATATTGAAGAGAAAAAAGAGCAAACTATTATGAAGCTTAGGCTAAAAAGTTAGCCCGAGTAAGGAACTTTGCCCGAAAAACAAAATGGATCGAAGTATATTATCAGTCGTGGATTGTATATTTCTACTCTACGAAATCATTTCAATCAACTGCTGAACTACTACTAGCAATGTTGGACCCAGTCATGATCTACTATGCCAAACTCTATATTCATGACGGGATTTTAGACAGTGCAATTTCCCAGGGAAATCGACAGGTGCAGACAGGATACCAGCGGAATTCTACAGATATGGCACTGACGAAGTGATTAAGAACCTGGCAcacatataaaaacaaatttttgaaactggaAACATCCCTCAGCAGTTTAAAGATGCTTCTTTTTTcctatacacaaaaaaggcaacATCGAAGATCCatcaaactatagaggaatctcgtttttgaacGCTTCCTATAAAATCTTTACTGCGATTCTACTAAAGTGGCTAAACACGTGGATGGACTCTGCCCTGCTGAGTCTTTTTTGACTCAGTCGATCGAAGCGCATTGATGTTCATGTTGTTTGGATCTGGGATGTCGTTTAAGTTTGGAAGAGTTATTCAGAACTTGTACGCAGACACGAGAGCAGCGGTATAGAATGGAAAGCAGGTATCTGAATGGTTTCAGACGCAGTCGGGAGTAAGACAGGGCAGTGCTCTCAGTCCTAGCTTGTTCGCACTATTTATAAATGGCATCACTGACGCATTACCAGAAGGTGTTAGATATGCTGGAGAGGTCATAAAAGCCTTACGcttcgcagatgatatagtcTTGCTGGCAAACTCACAGCAATCcttacagcttatgataaatcgACTTTCGGAATACTGTAGACGATATAGCTTGGTAGTGAACGTGAACAAGTTGAAAGTGATGGTTATCAAGAAAGGTGGAGTAAAGTTAAGCTAAAGTGAACAGTGGTACTTTAACAATGAGAACATAGAAagagtgaaagaatacaaatacagAGGAGTATATATTTcccaaaacttaagtatggGAAAACACTTCAACGAAAAACTTCTTAAGGCTATAACCGCGATTAACGTGGCATGGAAAGAATGTTTCAACAACAAACTCATTGCGCAAACCAGTTAATATAAATTTTCGAAGCAGTATACAAATCAATCCTGTGTGGGTAGCAAAGAAATTTGAGACTGTGGAAAAACTCCTGAGATTCCATTTGAAACGAATATTCCGCCTTTTTTTGCACCCCAAACTACATGATAATGTTAGAAACTGGATTATAACCATTCTTCATAAAAACGTTGAAgctgcaagtcgattacattcTCAAAGTACTGAATATGCCCAACAATCGCTTACCAAGAAAAGCAGCTTTACAAACGATACAAAGCAAAACAGGATAGGCTAAAGAGTGGAGTGGGCTAGCAGAAGATACAGGTTTAACTTTAAATCTCAGTGAACAGAGTACATGGAAATCGTCACTGAACCGGGTAATTAGGCGTCTAgatgaaaattttagaaatgtgttCACAGAACAAGCATCCAGCTCACTTCATCGGATGATCTATAGCAGGCTGAATTATAATTTCAATGAAAGAAACTGCTTCCAGGACATAAATACTGTGGAGCAAATCTCCAACATGTTTCGGCTAAGAGGTGAACTGCTCAACATAAATTACGTTCCACATCACGAAGATTTTCCAAGGGTATGTGATATTTGCAACTTGGCTGAACGAGaacatattttccattttgtcGGAAGATGCTCACTCCTGAGAGAAACTAGAAGGAATGTACTTGGTAGAGAATCTTAGCTCGCTCTAAATTAACAATCAAAATATCACACATTTTTCCCTTAtggtttaaattattcttatttaGTTTCAGGAAATTCTCAGAAGTTAAGAGGCTTTAATTGACACTCCAAACTTCATATTGAGCAAAcctcaaatttaatattttcatagtttttaaaaattcgccctggggcacaccagcgtttactttgtgaatatcagatttgaacccgtccaatactacttgaatcgAACGGTCTGAAAGGTTTGtaaacccaacgaagaaggtattcatcaataccaaatgcacgcattttcgataagagagcttgatgccaaagtctatgaaatgcctttgaaatatcaagtgcaataatcttactttctccaaaaataacttccaatttttttttaaatttgtaaatgtaaaacgctggaaaacttcgtaaaaaaaaaacattttctgcttttcatattctttttagattctcatccttctTCTTCGAaagtggaacttcaacggcatcatatgataagctcattaaattctgatctcgacagctttgtacaatggggaatcaaaaaccgtgtagaatttaatgcttcgaaaactcaatgctgtctcctgtcgttaaagcgtaacccaccctcGATGCCACTAttcatgagcggcacttgcatccgggaaactaatcaactttcagtactcggtatgaatatcacagttCACCTCTTATGTAataatcacatattcgatattgccaaaaatactgataggtgcttaggatttctccgacggtgcaaagaatttttcaccccttctgatctggctgtaatttacaaaacctgcattcgtccaaaacttaaatataactaGCATAtatgggcaggtgcccctaagacaaaattaagtattttggacaggatccaaaaaagagttttgaaaataataggagatagaactataaccgaaacaattacgtcacttgaacaccgccgcaatgtttcatgcctttcgttgttctaccgaatAAACAGTGTTcggtcgaattagccagttgcatacccccccccccctcaaaAAATTCAGACGTagtactcgtacttctaggaatgcatatcagtttaaccttgagctcaatttcgaacgtactctcaagtacagagattctttttttaatcgcacatcgagaatgtggaatgcttttccagctctgttttttttccttatcattttgatattcaaaactttaagaccaatgtgcatcggtatctcctcttaaatccttctcAATTTTCCTAAatctcgcactgtgtttaaaaacaaaaaccgaatACCTTTGTTTTTTTCAGTTCaaacaagaattcaaaaatttagtttaccatttttttgaaagtttagtcCATGCCTGAAATCTTTCATTCGAAATTAGGAAACTTTATGTTCGGTTCGGTTTTCTCgcacttgaaaattaattttttgtaagaaactaaGCCGTGAACTGTCGTTACAGTTAAATAAgactttggaaaaaatatacatacacacatacacagtattggaaaaaataatagaaacaggATATATCTTGATTCCATTTAACGCATAAAAAGGTATTTGTAAATAGTTGGAACATAAAATCTATCCagatagatttttaataatttattgcttaaatgcaacaatttttgtctttaatataataatgataaaaagtAGAATTGTGATTATTATGTTGTTTCACCATGGGCAAAATagtagaaacaaaattagaatgtTACTCTTTTTGTAGCGAGAAAGTAACTTAATGTAATGGTAAAAGTATTTCATATTCTTTTAGTATTTTGTAGTGGCAccctaatttttaataactgcTTCCACTGTTCGCCCTATTGAGTTGAACAACTTGGCACGTGTCTCTAGGGGTTCGGAGTACCATTCCCTTTGAAGTAAGTAGTAACCAATCTTGAGGAGTGCTTCGGTTCATTACCCAGCATGAATTCCTATTTGATTGGCACCTCCTCTTCATCCAAAATATATCGTTGTTCTTTGGATTTctcacatacatttttgaataggaactaaacaaattgatattcgattcgATCCGACCATAAGACGTTATTCCAATAAGAATGATGCAAGTTTGTGAAGGCACGTCTTTGTATAATGTTTTACTTGCTCAAAAACGCCACTTTTCGTGGATATCTACCAGGAAGGCTTGCTTctattgattaattttttattgttctaacTGTCACTGGtccatttaaatcatttttcagttatgttaaagaaagaaatggttTCTCCTTACATATTCTTGCCAATACTGTATCAAAACAAGAAACAGTTTAATCATTTTCTTCatcttgtttcttcttttgggATTGAATTtagagttttaaatattatataagtgttttttcttgtaggttttcccttaaaaattattgtttcccagttaaatcatttttataattgtaaTAAGTACCTGTATGGAGGCTGTAAGGATTTTAATTGTCAATATAtcttaagtaaaaatatatgcaaatgtaaaatattatcgAACTACAACAGTAAATAAGTAGAGctgtaaatactttttttttcaaatagtttaaggtttttgcaatttcaaccaTCGTTTtccagctttttttacaaaaaaattttgcCATTAAGAGACTAACTATTTTACCATTAAAAGACATAGCAAACAAATATTGCGTATTAGAAATAATGAACACAAGcacttgtttctattattttttccaacactgtatgtttcttattatttttaaatttgtgttattGGGCTAATGTTTGCTTATATTTTCCACAACACTGTAGGTACATACCGCTGGCTTTTTCGCCCAAATTCCATCTACAGCGCTGTTGACATCATCATAATCGACtgaaatacatttcttttcaaTTGTGTAGTTAATTTTTTGATCGGATTTTAGAGAGTCTGGCAAAAGGCGGACAGCTTCCCAGCTGGCATTGACTTCTTCATGACCAATGAACGGTCCGAAACCTGTGACGACAATTGTTGGATTCATTATGCTGAACGTTTGTGAAATACtaaaatgaaatgtaattaATGTACAAATGAGtatatttaatttgtgtattttCCTCCTAATTTCATAAACATAGTACATAAATAAACTTCTTAAACACTTTCATCTAATTTTCATATTCGTGCTTAAAATATTAGAATGCTTTTGGAATTGGTACCTTTGCACGAGATAAGAATGTGCAGTTAGTACCTGATCTGATCTAAGTATAAAATAATCTCGCCCGTACCTTATCTGGATGAAGataaattaaagtattttttaattttctattagtgaagataaaagtaaactaTAGTGTGAAAACTACACTCTTCCGCAGtcaatttgttaataaaaatataaaatgttacaATAATACGAAGAAGAATCTCAAACGAGTGACAGATGAATTGTGTTTACTATTTTAAATTCGAATTAGAATTGAGTGCAATGTCAGAGTAAAAGTGGAAGTTCATTTATGTTATTCATTTCCAGTGCTCACAGAGTTGCTTTACTGTTCtgtagtaaaataaataaacaaaaagacgGCACAACTTTTCTTAAGCtaaacgaattttttcaaacGGATTGCTTTTGTAGTTAAGCTTAAATTAATACGCAAAATTACGATAACAttggccaaaaaaaaaataatgttttttttggtagAGAGGCTCAAATCaagcattttttttactaaaggaggggacttttataaaaattgacttaaaagctaaaaacaatatttaacgaGGAAcgtcaaaatttaaagttataaattatacctttttcaaaaaaaaattgtaacaaattttaaataacgtTGTTACaatcaatagttttttaaataattgattgaagaaaaagttttaaaaaatcactttgaGTATTATTTTCCTCATGATTATGGATATCGATAAAATAGTAATTGATGTAGTCaatttctaaaattatatttttttgtgaattaaaCACTGGAAACTACTTCTTTTCACGTCttatagtttttgagataattgaaaaataataaaactttgtcCTTAAACCCAAAagtttctttcattttaaaagaaactttgcatataATTATATTTGCACCCACCCAAAAGCTTATAATTACTACTGTCACTGGGGAGTTCGTTAAGTTCGTCATTGATGAGCAAGAGCCGAGGTTGTTGCGCCCGGTAACACATTTCCAAGGAGTTTACTGAGAATGTCGGGATTGTcgaagttctttttttataattagtacACACTAGAAAGGTTTTGTATAACTTTAATTTGCCAAACCAACAGTGGTGTGAGCATTACAAAAATGGGGAaaggttggataggaggtgtcaaAAACATTGATTTCGAATTCCTAAAGATTGCAATGACATGAAAATATAGTGTGGtcgacattccacattcgcgtagtacgactaaaaaatgaatctctgcaCTACAAAGtagaccgaagttgggctcaaaggtaaactgataGGCATTCTATTACGTCTAAATTGATTAagtggaggaatgcaactggataaTTCTCTAGATCATAGTCCgtcaaaataacaataaaaaagggtgagacaagaaactttacaacggtgttcgagtgacgttattaagttgatgatgttaatgtcagcaatcattttaaaagctctggtattaa
This window of the Eupeodes corollae chromosome 3, idEupCoro1.1, whole genome shotgun sequence genome carries:
- the LOC129949825 gene encoding pyroglutamyl-peptidase 1 isoform X2, with protein sequence MNPTIVVTGFGPFIGHEEVNASWEAVRLLPDSLKSDQKINYTIEKKCISVDYDDVNSAVDGIWAKKPALVVHCGVHGGTKCIRVEELAYNHKFNRKDYSGKKLVGGSACLANNGTACCEIRTKLDVKKIVEKTAPLCGCNEPMVTSDDVGNYLCGYIYLKSLDKNSSRSLFVHVPPIDKPFSSADTSDMILKIIAECIRQIEELEEECQQEDEFCDAECDQFCDIQTSDSA
- the LOC129949825 gene encoding pyroglutamyl-peptidase 1 isoform X1, whose translation is MAFKFLKTKLFLSISQTFSIMNPTIVVTGFGPFIGHEEVNASWEAVRLLPDSLKSDQKINYTIEKKCISVDYDDVNSAVDGIWAKKPALVVHCGVHGGTKCIRVEELAYNHKFNRKDYSGKKLVGGSACLANNGTACCEIRTKLDVKKIVEKTAPLCGCNEPMVTSDDVGNYLCGYIYLKSLDKNSSRSLFVHVPPIDKPFSSADTSDMILKIIAECIRQIEELEEECQQEDEFCDAECDQFCDIQTSDSA